A single Salmo trutta chromosome 14, fSalTru1.1, whole genome shotgun sequence DNA region contains:
- the tarbp2 gene encoding RISC-loading complex subunit tarbp2 isoform X2 has protein sequence MLPLLSQSLGNTPVYDLLKAEGQAHQPNFTFRVSVGEISCTGQGPSKKAAKHKAAEAALKMMKGGLGGPVVLGEGLGEGFIGVEEPLDGDSSPSEMKTSGSGTSQQSECNPVGALQELVVQKGWRLPEYTVTQESGPAHRKEFTMTCRVERFVEIGSGTSKKLAKRNAAAKMLSRIHDVPVDLRSSHETEPEDDTFIMNMGSRVEAGKCKGLGCTWDSLRNSAGEKILQLRSHPLGMPSSDFCSLLHDLSEEQRFDVSYLDIEERSLSGLCQCLVELSTQPITVCHGFAPNQDAARASAAHNALQYLKIMAGGK, from the exons GTAACACCCCAGTGTACGACCTGCTCAAGGCCGAGGGCCAGGCGCACCAACCCAACTTTACGTTCCGCGTGTCCGTGGGAGAGATCAGCTGCACCGGCCAGGGGCCCAGCAAGAAGGCTGCCAAACACAAGGCAGCAGAGGCCGCCCTGAAGATGATGAAAGGAGGACTAGGGGGACCAGTGGTGCTGGGAGAAGGATTGGGAGAAGGGTTTATTGGGGTGGAAGAGCCTTTGGATGGGGACAG TTCTCCGTCAGAGATGAAGACTTCAGGAAGCGGCACGTCTCAGCAGTCAGAATGTAACCCTGTGGGAGCTCTGCAG GAGCTGGTGGTTCAGAAAGGCTGGCGTCTGCCAGAGTACACCGTGACCCAAGAGTCGGGTCCTGCCCACCGCAAGGAGTTCACCATGACGTGCCGGGTCGAGAGATTCGTTGAAATTG GCAGTGGCACATCGAAGAAGCTAGCCAAGCGGAATGCAGCAGCTAAGATGTTGTCCAGGATCCATGATGTTCCTGTAGACCTGAGGAGCAGCCACGAGACTGAGCCTGAGGACGACACTTTTATCATG AACATGGGCAGCAGGGTGGAGGCAGGGAAGTGTAAAGGTCTGGGTTGTACCTGGGACTCTCTGAGGAACTCTGCTGGGGAGAAGATTCTGCAGCTGAGGAGCCACCCTCTGGGCATGCCCAGCTCTGACTTCTGCTCTCTGCTACACGACCTTTCAGAGGAGCAGCGCTTTGACGTCAGCTACCTCGACATAG AGGAGCGCAGTCTGAGCGGACTGTGCCAGTGTCTGGTAGAGCTATCCACTCAGCCAATCACAGTGTGCCACGGCTTCGCACCCAATCAGGACGCTGCCCGCGCCAGCGCAGCCCACAATGCACTGCAGTACCTCAAAATCATGGCTGGGGGGAAGTGA
- the tespa1 gene encoding protein ITPRID2 — protein sequence MESPSSTTRRQAWFQTGRQWPTLKEQDPQGPPSTHLSVPHQSASEDDVFSDGCSAGKIESWLLGCGLETDSENSRHNLTVESLLKSNSFEDDLSLGAEATVLNVEEGVSELGSCPLLLPPPKHPHRGVTTSTPRQRLALPLLHLGHSLASSGLSKSTSKASSVSEALQMYAEDAEETLYQLGFGCDEPEVTARIPIRFINFPSHAHGINLRLFLQSQLHRLRQEDPGLSLASRFRQVEVLTAMANAFYSLYSHVSRTPLQKLAPPEFSFSPTADGQIGRRFMGSVRSEPRSPVERLKDTVSKMCLYTGSGGSARLGSDSACPRPGLSPGPGSGSAPKKRSSLPDLVGLVLENTKAEPLSRDMEEDNQDTGNSNETSAAVDTMLKDRETETQGHIDREGEQGLFSDVQDMDTGDSNKTCAVGTCMFRDRETETPGHRDTVRDKELEQGSSSDRDGVDLERERLPDRTPNLGASSLSESGHQREPSSRKKLVFGLTTPRPTCEVGETQNTIHPTGWATVVTPVAKVTHDITHPQIVESVHQAPYSSQLQQWNNNTQAAAILSSVISSENVRRSDRSFTTSDGRHKPGEEECLTTSNSAKSLEVTLTPMSKVESSLGETGTLVVSTFVPIELLSCRKSPCLITVTDVTPSSSLDTHAPEMILPPSGGTTVVAPAAQYYPGVRRNKRYLSPLKPPPLQGQVSHTIQQANSFELEEVHSAGEEDFGQQETIRSTSLSRSTVSQNKGLVVRGDSMQSDSSGYADEDVYSPDREEEPTDREEEPTDREEAPTDREEAS from the exons ATGGAGAGTCCGTCTTCTACAACCAGGCGTCAGGCCTGGTTCCAGACCGGTCGCCAGTGGCCAACCCTGAAAGAACAAGATCCACAGGGACCTCCATCCACCCACCTATCTGTTCCACACCAGTCTGCATCAGAGGATGATGTCTTCTCAGATG GATGCTCAGCAGGAAAGATTGAGAGCTGGCTGCTGGGCTGTGG GCTGGAGACGGACTCAGAAAACTCTAGACATAATCTGACTGTTG AGTCTCTGCTGAAATCCAACAGTTTTGAAGATGACCTGAGTCTGGGGGCTGAGG ctacagtattaaaTGTTGAGGAAGGAGTCTCAGAACTGGG GAGCTGCCCACTGCTGCTTCCGCCACCCAAACATCCTCACAGAGGAGTCACCACCAG TACTCCCCGCCAGAGGCTTGCTCTGCCCCTTCTCCACCTGGGTCACAGTCTGGCCTCCAGTGGGCTCTCCAAAAGCACCAGTAAAGCATCGAG tgtGTCGGAGGCGCTGCAGATGTATGCAGAGGATGCAGAGGAGACTCTGTACCAGTTAGGGTTTGGTTGTGATGAGCCTGAGGTCACGGCCCGTATCCCTATCCGCTTCATCAACTTCCCCTCCCATGCCCACGGCATCAACCTCCGACTCTTTCTTCAGTCCCAACTGCACCGGCTGCGACAGGAGGACCCAGGACTCTCCCTGGCCA GTCGTTTCAGGCAGGTAGAGGTGCTGACAGCCATGGCCAACGCCTTCTACTCCCTCTACTCACACGTGTCCCGCACACCCCTCCAGAAACTCGCCCCTCCCGAGTTCAGCTTCTCCCCCACCGCTGACGGGCAGATCGGACGGCGCTTCATGGGAAGCGTCCGCAGCGAACCGAGGTCTCCAGTGGAACGACTCAAGGACACGGTTTCTAAGATGTGCCTGTATACTGGCTCTGGGGGTTCCGCCCGGCTGGGCTCGGACTCTGCCTGCCCCAGACCAGGACTCTCCCCCGGGCCTGGGTCTGGCTCGGCCCCCAAGAAGAGAAGCAGCCTGCCTGACTTGGTGGGTCTGGTCCTGGAGAACACCAAGGCAGAGCCTTTAtccagagacatggaggaggataATCAGGATACAGGGAACAGTAATGAGACGAGTGCTGCTGTGGACACGATGCtgaaggatagagagacagagacacagggacaCATAGACAGGGAGGGGGAGCAGGGGTTGTTTTCAGATGTACAGGATATGGACACTGGGGATAGTAATAAGACATGTGCTGTGGGCACATGTATGttcagggacagagagacagagacaccggGACATAGAGACACAGTCAGGGACAAGGAGTTGGAGCAGGGATCGTCATCAGATAGGGATGGGGTTGATTTAGAGAGAGAGCGACTTCCTGACAGAACACCCAACCTTGGGGCATCATCACTTTCAGAATCAGGTCATCAAAGAGAGCCCAGTAGTAGGAAGAAGCTGGTCTTTGGCCTTACTACTCCAAGACCTACTTGTGAGGTTGGAGAAACTCAAAACACAATTCATCCCACAGGCTGGGCAACAGTAGTGACACCGGTCGCCAAGGTTACCCATGACATCACCCATCCTCAGATCGTTGAGAGTGTTCACCAGGCGCCGTACAGCAGTCAACTACAACAGTGGAATAATAACACACAGGCGGCGGCCATTTTGTCGTCTGTTATCTCCTCTGAGAACGTCAGAAGATCTGACCGATCCTTCACCACATCAGACGGACGACACAAACCCGGGGAGGAGGAGTGCTTAACTACCAGTAACTCAGCCAAGAGTTTAGAGGTCACACTAACTCCAATGTCTAAGGTTGAATCCAGTTTGGGAGAAACTGGAACACTGGTGGTGTCAACGTTCGTGCCTATAGAGCTCCTTAGTTGCAGGAAGTCCCCTTGTCTCATCACTGTTACTGATGTAACGCCTTCTAGTTCTTTAGACACACATGCACCTGAGATGATTCTCCCTCCCAGTGGTGGGACCACAGTGGTGGCTCCAGCAGCCCAGTATTATCCAGGTGTACGGAGGAACAAGAGGTACCTGAGTCCTCTGAAACCACCACCACTCCAGGGGCAGGtctcccacactattcaacaggcCAACTCCTTTGAGCTGGAGGAG GTACATAGCGCAGGGGAGGAAGACTTTGGACAGCAAGAAACTATAAGGTCAACATCTTTGTCACGGTCTACTGTCAGTCAAAACAAAG GTCTGGTGGTTCGCGGGGACAGCATGCAATCAGACAGTAGTGGCTACGCAGATGAAGACGTCTACTCccctgacagagaggaggagccgacggacagagaggaggagccgACGGACAGAGAGGAGGCGCCGACGGACAGAGAGGAG gcgtcgTAA